A portion of the Flavobacterium limnophilum genome contains these proteins:
- the lpdA gene encoding dihydrolipoyl dehydrogenase: MSSFDVVIIGSGPGGYVSAIRCAQLGFKTAIIEKYSTLGGTCLNVGCIPSKALLSSSHHYSEIAHFADHGIELSGKVKVNLEKMIARKQAVVDQTSGGINYLMDKNKVTVFNGLGSFVDATHVAIAKADGTSETIEAKNIIIATGSKPSSLPFIKIDKERIITSTEALALKEVPKHLVIIGGGVIGIELGQVYLRLGAQVSVVEFMDRIIPGMDGGLSKELTKVLKKQGMKFYVSHKVKSVERKGDAVTVQAENAKGETITLEGDYSLVSVGRRPYTDGLNADKAGVKITDRGRVEVNDHLQTNVPNIYAIGDVVRGAMLAHKAEEEGTMVAEILAGQKPHINYNLIPGVVYTWPEVAAVGQTEEQLKASGVEFKSGSFPFKALGRARASGDLDGFVKILADKKTDEVLGVHMIGARCADLIAEAVTAMEFKASAEDIARMSHAHPTFSEAIKEAALAATENRALHV; encoded by the coding sequence TGGGTTGTATTCCGTCAAAAGCATTGTTGTCGTCTTCCCATCATTACAGCGAAATTGCCCATTTTGCCGATCACGGAATCGAACTTTCGGGCAAAGTGAAAGTGAATTTGGAGAAAATGATTGCCCGCAAACAGGCTGTTGTGGATCAAACTTCGGGAGGAATCAATTATTTGATGGACAAAAATAAAGTAACGGTTTTCAATGGTTTGGGGTCGTTCGTGGATGCTACCCACGTGGCTATTGCCAAAGCGGACGGAACTTCGGAAACCATCGAAGCCAAGAATATCATTATAGCAACAGGTTCCAAGCCTTCTTCGTTGCCTTTCATCAAAATAGACAAAGAAAGAATCATCACTTCAACCGAGGCTTTGGCTTTGAAAGAAGTGCCAAAACACCTTGTCATCATTGGTGGCGGCGTTATCGGAATCGAGTTGGGACAAGTGTATTTGCGTTTGGGAGCACAAGTTTCGGTAGTGGAATTCATGGACAGGATTATTCCGGGCATGGATGGTGGCTTGTCCAAAGAATTGACCAAAGTCTTGAAAAAACAAGGAATGAAATTCTACGTTTCCCACAAAGTGAAATCCGTGGAAAGAAAGGGAGATGCCGTAACGGTTCAAGCCGAAAATGCCAAAGGGGAAACGATTACTCTCGAAGGCGATTATTCACTGGTTTCAGTGGGTCGTCGTCCTTATACGGACGGTTTGAATGCCGACAAAGCCGGAGTTAAAATTACGGACAGGGGAAGGGTGGAAGTAAACGATCATTTACAAACCAATGTTCCGAATATTTACGCCATTGGTGACGTGGTTCGTGGAGCGATGTTGGCACACAAAGCCGAAGAAGAAGGAACGATGGTTGCCGAAATCTTGGCGGGACAAAAACCACACATCAATTACAACCTGATTCCAGGAGTGGTGTACACTTGGCCTGAAGTGGCAGCTGTTGGTCAAACCGAAGAGCAATTAAAGGCTTCCGGCGTGGAGTTCAAATCAGGCAGTTTTCCTTTCAAAGCATTGGGGAGAGCAAGAGCGAGTGGAGATTTGGATGGATTTGTAAAAATTCTTGCCGATAAAAAAACAGACGAAGTTTTAGGAGTTCATATGATTGGTGCCCGTTGCGCCGACTTGATTGCCGAAGCGGTAACCGCCATGGAATTCAAGGCATCTGCCGAAGATATTGCAAGAATGAGCCATGCGCATCCCACTTTTTCGGAAGCGATAAAAGAAGCGGCATTGGCTGCTACGGAGAACAGGGCATTGCACGTATAA